The nucleotide window GCGCGCGCTGGCGGACGCCGCGCAGGAGGCCCTGACGCTGCTGGAGAACGACCACATCGGGGTGCTCGGCAACCTGGGCCGGGCCCACCACCAAATGGCGCAGCATGCGCACATCGACCGGGAATTCCAGGGCATCGCCGAGACGCTCGCCTCCAGCCTGGCGCAGGTCGAGGACGCGCGCCATTCCCTGCACGGCTACGCGCGCCGCACCGAACTGGACCCGCGGCAGCTGGAGGAACTGGACACCCGGCTCGCCCAGTGGCTGGGGCTGGCCCGGCGCTACAAGCGCCCCCCGCAGGAACTGCCCCTGCTGCTGCAGGGCTGGCAGCAGGAACTGCAGCAACTGGACACGGCGGCCGACCTGGAGCAGCTCGAGGCGCAGGAGCAGGCCCGCGCCCAGGCCTACGACGCCGAGGCCCGGCAGCTTTCCAGGCGCCGCGCCAAGGCCGCGCCCCTGCTGTCGCGTGCCATCACCCAGGCCATGCAGGGGCTGGGCATGGCCGGCGGCGTCTTCGCGGTGCAGGTGGAGCGCGCTGCGGAGCCCGCGCCCCACGGCCACGACCAGGTGGGGTTTCTCGTTGCCGGGCACCCCGGCATGACGCCCCGCCCCATCGGCAAGGTCGCCTCGGGCGGCGAGCTGTCGCGCATCTCGCTGGCCATTGCCGTCACCACCAGCCAGTTGGGCGAAGCGCCAACGCTGATCTTCGACGAAGTGGATTCCGGCGTCGGCGGCGCCGTGGCCGAGACCGTGGGACGGCTCATGCAGCAGCTCGGCAGGGACCGGCAGGTGCTGGCCGTGACGCATTTGCCGCAGGTGGCCGCCTGCGCGGACCACCACCTGGTCGTCGCCAAGCAGCGCAGCGCGGCGGGCACTGCCAGCACCGTCACCCCGGTGGAACAGGAAGACCGTGTCCGCGAGGTGGCGCGCATGCTGGGCGGCGAGCGGCTGTCCGGCACCACGCTGGCGCATGCGCGCGAAATGCTCCTGTCCTCCGACACCAACCCGCCGAGGTGATCGCCATGGCCCTTGAAATCGTCCTTCTCACCGGCATGTCGGGCTCGGGCAAATCCGTGGCGCTGCATGCCCTCGAGGATGCCGGCTACTACTGCGTGGACAACCTGCCGCCGGAGCTGCTGTCGCCCTTCGTCGCGCTGGAACACCAGCACCACGGCAACCGCGTCGCCATCGCCATCGACGCGCGCAGCGCCACCGGCCTGCCGCAGTTGCCGCAGCAGATCGCCCAGCTGCGCGGCCAGGGCGTGGTCATCACGCCGCTGTTCCTCGATGCCTCCACCGGCACCCTGGTACGGCGCTTCTCGGAAACCCGGCGGCGCCACCCTCTCACAAAGGACCACGCGCAGTCGGAACGCAAGGCCCTGGTGCAGACCATCGAACTCGAGCGCGAACTGCTGGCCGGCCTGCGCGAGCAGGCGCACGTCATCGACACCAGCACGCTGCGCGCCCCGCAGCTCCAGAGCACCATCAAGAGTCTGGTGGCCACGCAGGCCGGGCAGCTCACCCTGGTGTTCCAGTCCTTCGCGTTCAAGCGCGGGATTCCCATGGATGCGGACTACGTGTTCGACGTGCGGATGCTGCCGAACCCGCACTACGAACCGGCCTTGCGCGCGCTGACGGGGCAGGACGCGCCCGTGGCCGGCTTCCTGCGGCAGCAGCCCGAGGTGCTGCGCATGCAGGAAGACATCGCGCTGTTCCTCGACCGCTGGCTCGACGCGCTGGCGCAGAACCACCGCAGCTACGTCACGGTGGCCATCGGGTGCACGGGCGGCCAGCACCGCTCGGTGTACCTGGTCGAACAGCTGGCGCAGCGCTTCGGGCCGCAATGGACGACGCTGCGCAGGCACCGCGAGCTGGACTGAGCAAAATATGAGGCAAATTGGCCTCCATCCCTTATCCAGCAAGCGCTAGCAGCTATCAAAAAAGAAGCTGAAGATCACAACCCTTCGAGCAGCTTGCGCACGGGCGCGGGCAGGCCCAGCGCCGGCCAGTCCGCGGGCCCGTACCACCCGCCTTGCGCCGGCGGCGTGTCCGTGTCACCAGGCACCAGCACGGGGTGCAGGTGCAGGTCCATGTGCGTCAGCACATGCAGAAATGCGGGCAGGTGGCGCACCCCCGGCCTGCCCTCGGCCCACGCCAGCGCCGCGGCGCTGTCGAACACCGGCGGGCAATACAGGCCCGCCCAGATGCCGGTCATGGGACGGCGCTCCAGCCAGATGGCGCCCGCGGCGTTGCGGCGCAGCAGCAGCCACCATGACTGCGCGCTGCGCCGCAGCTTGCGGGTGCGCACGGGGTACTTTTCCGGGTCGCCGGCGCGCCGCGCGGCGCACACCTCGTCCAGGGGGCAGAGGCCGCAGCGCGGCTTGCGCGGCAGGCACCAGCCGGCGCCCAGGTCCATCAGCCCCTGGGTGTAGCGCGGCATGGCGTCGTCCAGATCGTCCACGGGCAGCAGATCCTGCGCATGCGCCCACAGCAGGCGCTCGTTGCGCGCCGCTGCGAGGTCTTCGCCGAAGGCCAGCACGCGCGTGAGCACGCGGCGCACATTGGCATCCAGGATCGGCACGCGCTGCGAGAAGCAGAACGCCGCGATGGCCCCGGCCGTCGAGCGCCCGATGCCCGGCAGCGTGGCCAGCGCCTCGGCCGTTGCCGGAAACACCCCGCCATGCACGGCCACGACCTGCTGGGCGCAGCGGTGCAGGTTGCGCGCGCGGCTGTAGTAGCCCAGGCCGCTCCACAGCGCCAGCACGTCGTCTAGCGGCGCGGCGGCCAGGGCCGCCACGTCGGGAAAGCGCTGGAGGAAGCGCGGGTAGTAGTCCAGCACCGTGCTCACCTGCGTCTGCTGCAGCATGATCTCGGACAGCCACACGCGGTAGGGGTCGCGCGTTTGCTGCCAGGGCAGGTGGTGGCGCCCATGGGCGGCCTGCCACCGCACCACGCGCGTGGCGATGTCCATCACGGGGCCGGTCATCAGGCGGCGGGCTCTTGCGCGTTCGCCGCGGGCACCGCCAGCAGGCGCTGGGTGAACTCCGCCAGACGCTGCTCCAGCTGGCGCAATGCGTCTTCCGACGCCTCGATTTCACCCAGGCGTTCGTCCAGGCCGCTGGCGGCGTGCTGGATGCGGTCCACCGCCTCGATGCGCCGCGCAAAGCTGCGCTTGCGCTCGCGCAGCTGGGCGTCCAGCTGCGCCGTGGCCGACTTGCTCCACAGCTCCAGGTCGTTGGCAACCGAATCGAACACCGTGCGCAGCCGCATGGACAGCGCGCGCACCAGGCGCTGGGAGAACTCCGGCTGCGCCAGCTTCAGCGCATTGCCCATGCCGAGGTACTGCACATGGCCCTGCTCAATCTTGGCGATGTCCTGCAAGAAGCCGTCCAGCGCGGGCACGTCGGCCACCTGCAAGGAGAAGCCGAACTCCGCGTTGAGCTGCCGGAACGTGCCATCGAGCATGGCCTGGATCTCCGTTCCCGAAGCCTGCGCCTTGGCGATGATCGTGCGCAGGCGCGCGAAGGTTTCCTCGTACACCTTGCGCACGCCCAGCTTGATGCCGCGCTGCTGCAGGGTCTGCGCCAGATCGGCCAGCTCGGCCTTCAGCGCGCGGGCGCCCAGCTGGTGGAACAGGTCGCGCAGCAGCTTGAGGTGCACCGCGCGCACCGCCTGGATCTTCGCCGCGCTGGCGTCGAATTCATGCTGCTCCTGCTCGATGCGGCCGCGCATGGCCCCGATCACCGAGGCGTTCTTGCCGCGCAGGCTGCGCAGCTCCAGCATCTGCTCGTCCAGGTCGCGCCGGCGCACGTTGATCACGCGCTCGGTTTCCGCGCGCAGCCCGGCCACCCCGGTGGCCACGGCCGTGCGCAGAATCGCCTGCCGCTGCCCCATGATGCCCTGCGCCAGCGCCTCTTCCAGCTCTGGCAGGCCGCTGGATTCGAGCAGCAGGTCGTTGCAGGTGATCTTGGCCACCAGGCCCTTCTGCGCCGAAATGGGCACCACCCGCTCGCGCGGCATGGCCAGCATCTCCGCCACCGTGGCGCACTGGCGTTCGAGCTGGGCCTGCACCTGCTCCGCGGAGTTCAGCGCGTCCCACAGGGTGTCGATCTTGTTGAGCACGACCCAGCGGCCTTCGGCCTGCCCTTCGGGCGCGGCCAGGTGCTCGCGCCATATCGACAGGTCGGAACGGGTCACGCCGGTGTCCGCCGCCAGGATGAACACCACGGCATGCGCCTGCGGGATCAGGCTCACGGTCAGTTCCGGCTCGGCGCCGACCGCATTGAGCCCCGGCGTATCGAGGATGACCAGCCCCTGCTTGAGCAGGGGGTGCGGCATGTTGATCAGCGCATGGCGCCACATCGGCACCTCGACCATGCCCTGCGCATCGGCCATGGGGTTTTCCTCGGGCAGCTCGTCGTGCCAGAACCCCAGGGCGCGGGCTTCCTCCTGGGTCACCCGGCGCACCTCGGAGACCTTCTCCAGCGCCTTGCCGACCTGGTCGGCATCGTTCACGTCGAGCGCCAATTGCACCCAGTGCTCGGGGCGCAGGCGCCATTCCGCCAGCCCCTGCGCCTGCAGGCGCGTCTCGATCGGCAAAAGGCGCAGGCAGGGCGCAATCTCGGGGTCGTAGCCCAGCTCCGTCGGGCACATGGTAGTGCGCCCCGCGCTGGCCGGCATGATGCGTCGGCCATAGTCGGCGAAGAAGATGGCGTTGATCAGTTCGGACTTGCCGCGGGAGAACTCCGCGACGAAGGCCACCATCACCTTGTCGCTGCGCACCTGGGCTTCGAGGCGCTGCAGCCGTTCCTCCACGGCGGCATCCATCAGGTCGTTGGCCCGCATCCATTCCGACAGTTGCTTGAGCTGCTGCGCAAACGCACGCCGCCACGCGCCGTGCTGATCGAATTGCTCGTTGAATGAGGGTCCCACTGTGTTCCTGGAGTTAGACGTCCAGGCCAAGGCTGGAGCCGCCAAAATATAGCATCGCCCATGGGCTGCCGGCGCAGCAGCTATGGACGCTGGCAGCGCGGACAAAAAAAGCTGCTGCGCTGCCCCTGCTTGAGGCCGTGGATCGCGCCGCCGCATGCCAGGCAGGGTTCCCCCGCCCGCCCGTACACCCGCGCGGCCAGCTGGAAATGCCCCGGATTGCCAGACGCGCTGGAAAAATTCCGCAGCGTGGAGCCTCCTTGCTCCACCGCCAGCGCCAGCACGTCCCGGATCGCCTGGTGGAGCCGGCGCATGCGCACATCACCAATCGCCGCCGCGGCCACCGTGGGCCGGATGCCCGCGAGGAACAGCACCTCCGACGCATAGATATTGCCCACGCCGACAACCACCTTGCCGCCCAGCAGCACCTGCTTGACGGGCGCGCGGCTGGCCCGCAGCCCGGCGCGCAAGGCCTCGAAGGTGAAGGCGTCGGACAGCGGCTCCAGCCCCAGCCCGCCCAGCAGCTTTTGCGCCACGGCGGCGTCCTCCGATTCGGCGAACACTACGGCGCCGAAGCGGCGCGGGTCGTTCAAGCGCAGGACACCCTGGCTGGTGACCAGATCGAAGTGGTCATGCCTGCCTGCGGGCGGCAGGCCGGGCGCGAAGCGCAGGCTCCCCGACATGCCCAGGTGCACCAGCAGCAGCCCCGCGCTCAGGTCGACCAGCAGGTACTTGCCGCGGCGGCGCACGCCCCGCACCCGCTGCCCCACGAGGTGCGCGGGACTGCAGCCCAACGGCCAGCGCAACGGCTTGCCCGGCACGGCCGCCATGATTTGCGCACCGGTGATCTCCGACGCGAAACTGCGGCGCGTCACTTCGACTTCTGGCAACTCGGGCATGGCGATGGCTTGGGAAAAATGCGGCGGGGCTTGGATTATTATGGGTCGATGCTGCATTTTCTTCGCATCCGGCATCTGTCCTGGGCCCTGTCCCTCTTTCCGCTGGCCGGCTGGGCACAGCCCGCCAGCCCCCCGCCAGCCAGGGCTGCCGGGCTCCCGCAGGCGGTCAGCGAGGCCCTGAACGCCGAGCTGTTCTACGAAGTGCTGCTGGGCGAACTCTCCACGGGTGCCGGAGACCCCGGCACGGGATACGCGCTGATGCTGGAGGCCGCCCGCCGCAGCAACGACAGCGCCCTGTACCGCCGCGCGGTGGAAATCGCCCTGCAGGCGCGCTCCGGAGACTCGGCCCTGGCTGCGGTACGCACCTGGAAAAACGCGCAGCCCCAGTCACGCGACGCCAATCGCTTCCAGTTGCAGATCCTGGTGGCCCTGAACCGCACCGGCGACACGGCGGAGCCGCTGCGCCAGGAACTGGCGCAGACGCCCACGCCGAGCAAGGCCGCCGCACTGCAGTCGATACCGCAGTTCTACGCCAGAACCAGCGACAAGGCCCTGGCGGCATCAGTCGTGGAGCAAGCCCTGCAAGACGAGCTGAACGACCCGGCGCTGAGCTCCATCGCCTGGAGCACCGTGGGCCGCATGCGCCTGGCCGCCAACGACCCCACGGGCGCACTGGCCGCGGCGCAGAAGGCGCAGGCGCTGTCGCCCTCGGCCGACAACCTCGCCCTGCTGGCGCTGGAGCTGGTGGCCGAAGGCGTCAGCGCCGCCGAACCCATCGTGACCCGCTACTTCGAGGGACACACTGCGCCGGAGATGCGCCTGGCCTATGCCCGTTCGCTGATAGGCCAGCAGCGCTACGCCGAGGCCGCGGTGCAGCTGGACATCCTGACCAAGGACAAGCCGGACCTGCCCGATCCCTGGCTGCTGCAAGCCACGCTGCAGGTGCAGGACAACCGCCTGGACGAGGCGCAGGCCTCCTTGCAGCGCTTCACCGCCCTGGCCGAACAACTGCCGCATGAAGAAGCGCGCCAGGCTGGCCTGACCCAGGCCTATTTGCTGCACGCCCAGATCGCCGAGAAGCGCCAGCGGTTCGACGAAGCCGAGGCCTGGCTGGCACGCATCGACAACAGCGACGAACTCTTCAGCGCCCAGGTGCGGCGCGCCTCGCTGCTGGCGCGCCAGGGGCGCCTGTCGCACGCGCGCGCCCTGATCCAGAGCCTGCCCGCCGCGACCCCCGAGGACGAGCGCATGAAGCTCTCCGCCGAAGTGCAACTGCTGCGCAACGCCCAGCAATACCAGGATGCCTATGAGCTGCAAGGCCGGCTGGTGGCGCTGGCCCCGCAGGACAACGACCTGCTCTACGACCAGGCCATGCTGGCCGAGAAGGCCGGCCACCAGGACATGATGGAACAGCTGCTGCGCAAGATCATCGCGCGCCAGCCTGACTACCACCACGCCTACAACGCGCTGGGCTACGTCCTGGCGGATCGCGGCGTGCAACTGGAAGAGGCCAGGCAACTGATCGAGAAAGCCCTGGAATACGCCCCCGGCGACCCCTACATCACCGACAGCCTGGGCTGGGTGCAATTCCGCCTGGGAAACCTGCCGCAGGCCCTGCAACTGCTGGAGACAGCCTACAAGAAGCGGCCCGACGCGGAGATCGCCGCCCACCTGGGCGAAGTGCTGTGGGCCCTGCAACGGCAGGACGACGCACGCAGCATCTGGCGTGAAGGGCTGCGACAGAGCGCCGACAACGAGGTCTTGCAAGGCACGCTGCGGCGCCTCGGGGTCCAGCCTTGAGATGGCTCGCCTGCTGCGCCGTGGCGCTGCTGGTACTGGCCGGCTGCGCCCAGCCGCCCCGGCTGCCCGCCAGCACCCAGGACACCTGGAGCGGCCGCCTGGCGCTGCAGGTGGAAGACCCGTCCGCGCAGTCCTTCAGTGCCAGCTTCGACCTGCGCGGCAGCCCCGAAACCGGCGAGCTGTCCCTCTACAGCCCTTTCGGGTCGATGCTGGCCCGCCTGACGTGGGCGCGCGACATGGCCCGGCTGGAGCAGGACGGCGCGGTGCGCCAATCCCCCTCGCTGGAAGACTTGCTGCAGGAACTCACCGGCAGCCGCCTGCCCGTGGCCGCGTTGTTCGACTGGCTGCAAGGGCGCGCCGCCGCTGCCGAAGGCTGGCACGCCGACCTCGGCGCGGCAAGCCAGGGGCGGGTCGTGGCCCAGCGGCTGCAGCCGCTGCCGCGCGCCACGCTGCGCATCGTTCTCGACCGTTGACCCCATGCAAGCGCTTTACGACCTGCCGGCCCCGGCCAAGCTCAACCTTTTCCTGCACATCACGGGACGGCGCGCCGATGGCTACCACCTGATGCAATCGGTCTTCATGCTCATCGACTGGTGCGACACGCTGCACATCGAGCACAGGGCCGATGGCCGCATCACCCGCGAAGACCTGGGCACAGGCCCCGCCCTGCCGGCGGAGGACCTGATCGTGCGCGCGGCGCGCGCCTTGCAGGCCGCCACGGGCTGCAAGGCGGGCGCCCACATCGGCGTGGCCAAGCGCATTCCCGCCCAGGCGGGCATGGGCGGCGGCTCCTCCGATGCCGCCACCACCCTGCTGGCCTTGAACAGGCTCTGGAACCTGCGGCTCGGCACGGCCCAGCTCCAGGCCATCGGCGTCCGGCTGGGCGCCGACGTGCCGTTCTTCCTGCGCGGCGCGAACGCCTGGGTCGAAGGAATCGGTGACATAATCTCGCCGCTCGAAACACCGCATGGGCTGCCGTCCAGCAGGTTTCTTGTGGTCAAGCCCGAGGCAGGCCTGGATACGAAAACCATTTTTTCGCATCCGGATCTGAAACGCGATTCGGACAGTGCTACAATAGCGAGCTTTGCTGCAGATCACTATGGCTTCGGCCAAAACGTCTTGCAGACCGTAGCACAAGCCCTGTGCCCGGAGATTGGCCAAGCCATCGCATGGCTGGCATCGAAGGGACTGCGGGGCAAGATGACCGGGTCTGGAAGCGCAGTGTTCGCACAAATGCCGCATGCGGTGGAT belongs to Acidovorax sp. YS12 and includes:
- the recN gene encoding DNA repair protein RecN, with amino-acid sequence MALRRIALRDFVIVQALDIDLHAGFTVLTGETGAGKSILIDALQLALGARADTGVVREGARQADICAEFDSPGHLAAWLEEGGYEQGDTLLLRRVIDTQGKSRAWINGSPATATQLRALGEHLLDIHGQHAWQSLTRPESVRALLDAYAGAATHKVRQCWSAWRAAQQALAQARAQQGTLQRERERLQWQIGEVEKLAPGRDEWEELNTRHTRLSHARALADAAQEALTLLENDHIGVLGNLGRAHHQMAQHAHIDREFQGIAETLASSLAQVEDARHSLHGYARRTELDPRQLEELDTRLAQWLGLARRYKRPPQELPLLLQGWQQELQQLDTAADLEQLEAQEQARAQAYDAEARQLSRRRAKAAPLLSRAITQAMQGLGMAGGVFAVQVERAAEPAPHGHDQVGFLVAGHPGMTPRPIGKVASGGELSRISLAIAVTTSQLGEAPTLIFDEVDSGVGGAVAETVGRLMQQLGRDRQVLAVTHLPQVAACADHHLVVAKQRSAAGTASTVTPVEQEDRVREVARMLGGERLSGTTLAHAREMLLSSDTNPPR
- the rapZ gene encoding RNase adapter RapZ gives rise to the protein MALEIVLLTGMSGSGKSVALHALEDAGYYCVDNLPPELLSPFVALEHQHHGNRVAIAIDARSATGLPQLPQQIAQLRGQGVVITPLFLDASTGTLVRRFSETRRRHPLTKDHAQSERKALVQTIELERELLAGLREQAHVIDTSTLRAPQLQSTIKSLVATQAGQLTLVFQSFAFKRGIPMDADYVFDVRMLPNPHYEPALRALTGQDAPVAGFLRQQPEVLRMQEDIALFLDRWLDALAQNHRSYVTVAIGCTGGQHRSVYLVEQLAQRFGPQWTTLRRHRELD
- the mutY gene encoding A/G-specific adenine glycosylase yields the protein MTGPVMDIATRVVRWQAAHGRHHLPWQQTRDPYRVWLSEIMLQQTQVSTVLDYYPRFLQRFPDVAALAAAPLDDVLALWSGLGYYSRARNLHRCAQQVVAVHGGVFPATAEALATLPGIGRSTAGAIAAFCFSQRVPILDANVRRVLTRVLAFGEDLAAARNERLLWAHAQDLLPVDDLDDAMPRYTQGLMDLGAGWCLPRKPRCGLCPLDEVCAARRAGDPEKYPVRTRKLRRSAQSWWLLLRRNAAGAIWLERRPMTGIWAGLYCPPVFDSAAALAWAEGRPGVRHLPAFLHVLTHMDLHLHPVLVPGDTDTPPAQGGWYGPADWPALGLPAPVRKLLEGL
- a CDS encoding dynamin family protein; translated protein: MGPSFNEQFDQHGAWRRAFAQQLKQLSEWMRANDLMDAAVEERLQRLEAQVRSDKVMVAFVAEFSRGKSELINAIFFADYGRRIMPASAGRTTMCPTELGYDPEIAPCLRLLPIETRLQAQGLAEWRLRPEHWVQLALDVNDADQVGKALEKVSEVRRVTQEEARALGFWHDELPEENPMADAQGMVEVPMWRHALINMPHPLLKQGLVILDTPGLNAVGAEPELTVSLIPQAHAVVFILAADTGVTRSDLSIWREHLAAPEGQAEGRWVVLNKIDTLWDALNSAEQVQAQLERQCATVAEMLAMPRERVVPISAQKGLVAKITCNDLLLESSGLPELEEALAQGIMGQRQAILRTAVATGVAGLRAETERVINVRRRDLDEQMLELRSLRGKNASVIGAMRGRIEQEQHEFDASAAKIQAVRAVHLKLLRDLFHQLGARALKAELADLAQTLQQRGIKLGVRKVYEETFARLRTIIAKAQASGTEIQAMLDGTFRQLNAEFGFSLQVADVPALDGFLQDIAKIEQGHVQYLGMGNALKLAQPEFSQRLVRALSMRLRTVFDSVANDLELWSKSATAQLDAQLRERKRSFARRIEAVDRIQHAASGLDERLGEIEASEDALRQLEQRLAEFTQRLLAVPAANAQEPAA
- the mutM gene encoding bifunctional DNA-formamidopyrimidine glycosylase/DNA-(apurinic or apyrimidinic site) lyase translates to MPELPEVEVTRRSFASEITGAQIMAAVPGKPLRWPLGCSPAHLVGQRVRGVRRRGKYLLVDLSAGLLLVHLGMSGSLRFAPGLPPAGRHDHFDLVTSQGVLRLNDPRRFGAVVFAESEDAAVAQKLLGGLGLEPLSDAFTFEALRAGLRASRAPVKQVLLGGKVVVGVGNIYASEVLFLAGIRPTVAAAAIGDVRMRRLHQAIRDVLALAVEQGGSTLRNFSSASGNPGHFQLAARVYGRAGEPCLACGGAIHGLKQGQRSSFFCPRCQRP
- a CDS encoding tetratricopeptide repeat protein; its protein translation is MRRGLDYYGSMLHFLRIRHLSWALSLFPLAGWAQPASPPPARAAGLPQAVSEALNAELFYEVLLGELSTGAGDPGTGYALMLEAARRSNDSALYRRAVEIALQARSGDSALAAVRTWKNAQPQSRDANRFQLQILVALNRTGDTAEPLRQELAQTPTPSKAAALQSIPQFYARTSDKALAASVVEQALQDELNDPALSSIAWSTVGRMRLAANDPTGALAAAQKAQALSPSADNLALLALELVAEGVSAAEPIVTRYFEGHTAPEMRLAYARSLIGQQRYAEAAVQLDILTKDKPDLPDPWLLQATLQVQDNRLDEAQASLQRFTALAEQLPHEEARQAGLTQAYLLHAQIAEKRQRFDEAEAWLARIDNSDELFSAQVRRASLLARQGRLSHARALIQSLPAATPEDERMKLSAEVQLLRNAQQYQDAYELQGRLVALAPQDNDLLYDQAMLAEKAGHQDMMEQLLRKIIARQPDYHHAYNALGYVLADRGVQLEEARQLIEKALEYAPGDPYITDSLGWVQFRLGNLPQALQLLETAYKKRPDAEIAAHLGEVLWALQRQDDARSIWREGLRQSADNEVLQGTLRRLGVQP
- a CDS encoding outer membrane lipoprotein LolB — encoded protein: MRWLACCAVALLVLAGCAQPPRLPASTQDTWSGRLALQVEDPSAQSFSASFDLRGSPETGELSLYSPFGSMLARLTWARDMARLEQDGAVRQSPSLEDLLQELTGSRLPVAALFDWLQGRAAAAEGWHADLGAASQGRVVAQRLQPLPRATLRIVLDR
- the ispE gene encoding 4-(cytidine 5'-diphospho)-2-C-methyl-D-erythritol kinase, with the translated sequence MQALYDLPAPAKLNLFLHITGRRADGYHLMQSVFMLIDWCDTLHIEHRADGRITREDLGTGPALPAEDLIVRAARALQAATGCKAGAHIGVAKRIPAQAGMGGGSSDAATTLLALNRLWNLRLGTAQLQAIGVRLGADVPFFLRGANAWVEGIGDIISPLETPHGLPSSRFLVVKPEAGLDTKTIFSHPDLKRDSDSATIASFAADHYGFGQNVLQTVAQALCPEIGQAIAWLASKGLRGKMTGSGSAVFAQMPHAVDLSDADSKWQVKVCDNLRLHPLAGWASD